DNA from Pelagibacterium nitratireducens:
ATGCCCGCCGCATTGACGAAGGCAAGAATGAGAAACAGCACCGAATGCACGGGATTTCGCGAAGAAATCACCATGATCGCCGAAGCAACAACGATGGTCGAGAACAGGTAGAAGAAAAACAGCGGCAAGGTCACCTGTCGCTCCTAACGGTACGGTGCATCAAGGGCGATGTTAGCAGCGAGTTCACGCTCCCAACGGTCGCCATTGGCCAGGAGACGATCCTTGGAGAAGTAAAGCTCCTCGCGCGTCTCGGTTGCAAATTCGAAATTGGGGCCTTCAACGATGGCATCGACCGGGCAGGCTTCCTGGCAGAAACCGCAATAGATGCATTTGACCATATCGATGTCGTAGCGAACCGTGCGGCGGGTGCCGTCGTTCTGACGCGGGCCGGCTTCAATGGTGATGGCCTGGGCCGGGCAGATCGCTTCGCACAGCTTGCAGGCAATGCAGCGTTCTTCGCCATTGGGATAACGGCGCAGAGCATGTTCTCCACGAAAGCGCGGCGAGACCGCGCCCTTTTCGAACGGGTAGTTGATGGTCGGCTTGGGCGCAAAGAAATAGCGCATTGCCAGAAAGAACGTCGATACGAACTCCCTGAGCAGCAGAGCGTCGAGAAACCGCAAGGCTTTCATTTGTGGTTCTCTCCTTATGCCATGCCGCCGTGCCAGCCCCAGCCCGTGAGCTGAAGAACGAAGGCAACGACAACGATCATGACCAGCGAGATCGGCAGGAAAACCTTCCAGCCCAGACGCATCAACTGGTCATAGCGGTAACGAGGGACGAAGGCCTTGACCATGGCAAACATGAAAAAGACCAGCGAGAGCTTTAGCACGAACCACACGACGCCCGGGATCCAGGTGAAGGGCGGCAGATCGATCGGCGCCGTCCAGCCCCCCAAAAACAGAATGGTGGTGAGCGCGCACATGAGAATGATGGACACGTATTCGCCCAACATGAACATCATGTACGGGGTCGAGCCATATTCCACCATGAAGCCGGCAACAAGCTCGGATTCGGCTTCGGGAAGATCGAAGGGCGGGCGGTTGGTTTCGGCGAGTGCGGAAATAAAGAAGATGACGAACATCGGGAACAGCGGCAGCCAGAACCAGTTCAGGAAGGTCAGCCACGGCACGCCGAGCACATGGGCCAGGCCACCGGCCTGCTGCGCCATCACGATATGAGTCAGATTGAGCGAGCCGACACACAACAGGACCGTCACGATCACAAAGCCGATGGAAACCTCATAAGACACCATTTGAGCAGCGGAACGGAGGGCACCGAGGAATGGATATTTCGAATTCGACGCCCACCCGCCCATGATGACGCCATAGACACCCAGAGACGATATCGCGAAGATGTAGAGGATGCCGATATTTATGTCGGCGAGCGCCCAGCCCTCAGCAACCGGCACCACGGCCCAGGCCGAAAGCGCGAGAAGGACGCTTACGAGCGGCGCGAGAAGGAAGACCGCCTTGTCGGCGCCGGCCGGAATGACCGGCTCCTTGAAGACGAATTTGAGGAGATCGGCAAAGCTCTGGAACAAGCCGAAAGCGCCGACCACGTTGGGACCACGGCGAATCTGAACAGCGGCCCAGATCTTGCGGTCTGCGAGCAGGACATACGCTGTGAACACCAAAAGGGTCACCAGAAGTAACAGCGCCTTCCAGACAAACCCGACCATGGTGCCGAGCCCGAGGATCGGGGCACCGAGAAGATAGTCGAGCGCGTATACAATCCAGTCCATATCGCTGCCTTACTCCGCGGCCTGTTTCAGACCCGATATAAGCTGCGAACATTCGGCCATTACGGCAGATGCACGCGCTATGGGGTTGGTGAGGTAGAAGTCGCCGACCGGAGAGATCAGAGCGTATGTCGACTTCGGCACTGCAGTATCTGCCAGAGCGGATACATCGGAAGCACTGCCCGGCGCAATGGCATCGAGCTGAGCAAGGTGAGGATATTCCCCATAAAGCCGCGCACGAAGACCCGAAAGCGAGTCAAACGGCAGCGGCTGACCAAGAACCGCCGAGAGGGCGCGCAGAATTGCCCAGTCTTCCTTGGCCTCACCGGGCGCGAAGACCGCACGGGCCGTCATCTGAACACGGCCCTCGGTGTTCACGTAGGTTGCTGATTTTTCGGTGTAGGTCGCGGCGGGCAGGATGACATCGGCCCGGTGGGCGCCCGCGTCGCCGTGCGTTCCGATGTATACCACCTTGGTTTCGCCAAGACCCGACATGTCGATTTCGTCAGCGCCAAGAACAAACAGAACGTCAAGCTTTCCCGTACCGGCGGCCTTGAGCATACCGGCGGTATCGAGACCGCCTCGTCCCGGAAAAAGTCCGATATCGAGGGCACCGACGCGCGAAGCAGCCGTATGGAGGACGGCAAAGCCGTTCCAGTCTGCGGTCAAGGCGCCAGCCGTTTTGGCGATTTCAGTGGCAAAGCCGAGAACGTTCTTTGCTGACACCCCCGTGACCGCACCCTCACCCACGATCACAATCGGGCGCTGGGCCTTTTTGAGCGTCTTTGCGAAGCTGCCCTTGCCCGAAGCCAAGTCGGCCAATGAGTCGATCCCTGCGCCGAGATGCGTATAATCGTAAGTCAGATCGGCCGCTTCGCCGATCACGCCGATTTCCACACCGCCGGCGCGCCATGCCTTTCGGATGCGGGCGTTGAGCACGGCAGCCTCACGACGCGGGTTGGCGCCAATGATAAGAATCGCGTCGGCCTGCTCGATGCCGGCAATCGTGGGGTTGAAGATATACGACCCCCTGCCCTTTTTGGGATCCAGCGCCGAACCGGCAGGGCGAGCGTCAATATTTGACGAGCCCAGCAAGCCCATAAGGTTCTTGAGGGCATACATTTCCTCGACACCCGCCAGATCGCCCGCGATTGCGCCGATACGGCCCGGTTCGACAGTCTTGACCAGAGCGGCGACCGCGGCGAACGCCTCATTCCACGAGACGGCCCGCAGCTTCTTGCTCTTGCGCACATAGGGGCGATCGAGGCGCTGGGTGCGCAGACCATCCCAGATGAAGCGGGTCTTGTCGGAAATCCACTCTTCGTTGATGCCTTCATGGATGCGCGGCAGGACACGCATGACTTCACCGCCGCGAGAATCGACGCGAATGTTGGAACCGACGGCATCCATGACGTCGATGGATTCGGTCTTGTTGAGTTCCCAGGGACGGGCCTGGAAAGCATAGGGCTTCGAGGTCAACGCGCCGACCGGGCAAAGGTCGATGACGTTGCCCTGCAGCTCGGAGGTCATCGACTGTTCGAGGTACGAGGTGATCTCGGCATCCTCGCCACGGCCGATCAGACCCAGCTCCGAAACGCCGGCGACTTCGGTGGTGAAGCGCACGCAGCGGGTACAGTGAATGCACCGGTTCATGATGGTCTTGACCAGCGGGCCGATATGCTTGTTTTCGACGGCGCGCTTGTTTTCCCAGTAGCGGGACGTATCCACGCCATAGGCCATGGCCTGATCCTGCAGATCGCAC
Protein-coding regions in this window:
- the nuoG gene encoding NADH-quinone oxidoreductase subunit NuoG, which gives rise to MAQIKVDGELIEVPDHFTLMQAAEAAGAEIPRFCYHERLSVAGNCRMCLVEVKGGPPKPQASCAMSVRDLRPGPNGEAPEMFTNTPMVKKAREGVMEFLLINHPLDCPICDQGGECDLQDQAMAYGVDTSRYWENKRAVENKHIGPLVKTIMNRCIHCTRCVRFTTEVAGVSELGLIGRGEDAEITSYLEQSMTSELQGNVIDLCPVGALTSKPYAFQARPWELNKTESIDVMDAVGSNIRVDSRGGEVMRVLPRIHEGINEEWISDKTRFIWDGLRTQRLDRPYVRKSKKLRAVSWNEAFAAVAALVKTVEPGRIGAIAGDLAGVEEMYALKNLMGLLGSSNIDARPAGSALDPKKGRGSYIFNPTIAGIEQADAILIIGANPRREAAVLNARIRKAWRAGGVEIGVIGEAADLTYDYTHLGAGIDSLADLASGKGSFAKTLKKAQRPIVIVGEGAVTGVSAKNVLGFATEIAKTAGALTADWNGFAVLHTAASRVGALDIGLFPGRGGLDTAGMLKAAGTGKLDVLFVLGADEIDMSGLGETKVVYIGTHGDAGAHRADVILPAATYTEKSATYVNTEGRVQMTARAVFAPGEAKEDWAILRALSAVLGQPLPFDSLSGLRARLYGEYPHLAQLDAIAPGSASDVSALADTAVPKSTYALISPVGDFYLTNPIARASAVMAECSQLISGLKQAAE
- the nuoH gene encoding NADH-quinone oxidoreductase subunit NuoH — protein: MVGFVWKALLLLVTLLVFTAYVLLADRKIWAAVQIRRGPNVVGAFGLFQSFADLLKFVFKEPVIPAGADKAVFLLAPLVSVLLALSAWAVVPVAEGWALADINIGILYIFAISSLGVYGVIMGGWASNSKYPFLGALRSAAQMVSYEVSIGFVIVTVLLCVGSLNLTHIVMAQQAGGLAHVLGVPWLTFLNWFWLPLFPMFVIFFISALAETNRPPFDLPEAESELVAGFMVEYGSTPYMMFMLGEYVSIILMCALTTILFLGGWTAPIDLPPFTWIPGVVWFVLKLSLVFFMFAMVKAFVPRYRYDQLMRLGWKVFLPISLVMIVVVAFVLQLTGWGWHGGMA
- the nuoI gene encoding NADH-quinone oxidoreductase subunit NuoI; its protein translation is MKALRFLDALLLREFVSTFFLAMRYFFAPKPTINYPFEKGAVSPRFRGEHALRRYPNGEERCIACKLCEAICPAQAITIEAGPRQNDGTRRTVRYDIDMVKCIYCGFCQEACPVDAIVEGPNFEFATETREELYFSKDRLLANGDRWERELAANIALDAPYR